atcaaggcagcatttgactgagtatggcatcaaggtgccccagctaaactggagtcaatgggaatcaggggattattcgtcactggttggagtcatacctggcacaaaggaagatggttgtggtaataGAGGCCAACCATCTCAGCTCCtggacttcactgcaggagttcctcagggcagtatcataggcccaaccatcttcagctgcttcatcaatcatctcccttccatcataaggtgagaagtggtgatgtttgcggatgactgcacaatgttcagcaccattctcaactcctcagataatgaagcagtccatgtccaaattcagtaagacttgggacaatatccagacttgggctgataagtgacaagttacattcgcgcgacacaagtgccaggcaatgaccatctctggcaagagaggatctaaccaccaccccttgacattcagtggcattcgcATCACTGAAACccgcacaaccaacatcctgggggttaccattgatcagaaactgaactggactagccatattaatactgtggctaccagggcagatcaaggaCTGGGAATCTTATGGCGAGTAACACgcctcctgatgccccaaagcctgcccaccagacatctacaagcacaagtctggagtgtaatggaatacactccactttgctggatgagtgcagctccaacaacacgcaagaagctcaaatctatccaggacaaagcagcctgattgattgcacccccttccacaaacattcaaaccttccaccaccgacaaacagcagcagccgtgtataccatctacaagatacactgcagtaactggaaaaaaatgaaatgggtactttaaatttataaaaaacaaatttaaaaaaaaaaaaaacagcacgggatgtatctacacctcaaggaaagcagcggttcaagaaggcagctcaccactacttcgcaagggcaactggggatgggcaataaatgctggccgaaccagtattgtccacatcctgtaaattaatttttaaaaatttaatatcgacagagatatgtctagtgttatgGTATGTATTATagatattgatggttctgtaataaaatacatgtattattatttctagttttgtaaatagtactgtacctacattatatatttccagtcatacagtcattgcagcactgacagaatccatttggtaactcaagtcaatgctgactctctgtccagcaatccagtcagtcccattccccctcgatatccctgttcccctgcaagtttattttcttcaagtgaccatcctattttattttaaattattgatcatctcaataacttccacaacccttgtgggcagtgagttccctgtcatgaccactccatgactaaataaaatttttCCTCAGACTTTCCCCATCTCGattcagtaaatgtacttatatggagattctctactcttgtacaggttttagtgagtttagatttgttgatcagcagcttcaggaaaattgggagggaaagtaactgaatacagtctgtatattacatacatttttcatccagtaatatcgacatatatctgtctggcagcctgcgtgaagattttcaggtctctgtgtccaggacaggaagcttggatctgtcaaacagcctgaatcagcaccttcaggagaattgggagggtgaatattagatacagcagagtgagaatggagggagagtgtgtgggattgagatttagagcatttcagggaaagagataggaaagaatgttcgattataaactagaattgtctgttctgaatttctatcctgtactgacaatgattactattgtaaaatctgtttgcaggaagttagaacgagaggagtttgaggccgatatctcaaactaaatatcatgtcaagaactgactgagtcactcaattcttgggaactgaagatcatcggcctttgaatctagaaggagaaatgtttgtctattctgtctgcttcaagatattttaaacatcagtgtgtctggaaaagcactgagacacacacacaccccgtgtgAGAcgattacagagcactgactgtggaaagagctttagccagtgacacagcctgaaaaaatactacaccattcacagcagggagagactgtataggtgttctgtgtgtggatgaggcttcaactgatcatccaacgtggtgagacgcaagatcacccagaccatggagaaaccatggaaatgtgaggattgtgggaagggattcaaaggcccgtgCGAGcttgaaaggcatcaacgcagtcacactggagagaagcctttcacctgctctcagtgtgaaaagagatttactcacattggcaacctgcggaaacacgaacaagttcacactggggagaggccgttcacctgctctgactgtgggaagggattcactcggttatccagactgcagagccaccagagagttcacactggagagaggcctttcacctgttctcaatgtgaaaagggattcactgacattggcaacctgcggaaacacgaacgagttcacactggagacagaccgttcacctgctctcactgtgaaacGGATTTCATTGAtagtggcagcctgcggagacacgaacgagttcacactggagagaagcctttcacctgctctcagtgtgaaaagggattcactgacattggcagcctgcggaaacacgaacgagttcacactggagagagaccgttcatctgctctcagtgtgaaaagggattcattgacattggcaaccttcggagacatgaacgagttcacactggtgagaggcctttcacctgctctcagtgtgaaaagggattcactgtcaTTAGCAACCTGAGGAGACACGaacgggttcacaccggggagaggccattcatctgcactgtgtgtgataagggattcactcagttatcccacctgcagacccaccagagagttcacactggggagaagccgttcatctgcactgtgtgtgataagggattcactgaattatccagcctgctgaaacacaatgtcactcacaccaagaccaggccctttaaatgctctgactgcaggaggggtttcaaaagctcacacctactgatgtcccatcagcgcgttcactctgaggagacaccgttcagctgctctcattgcacaaagaggttcagaacctcatccaacctgatgaaacacgagcgaggtcacaccggggagagcctgttcaccCCTCTGACTGGGAAAagcttcactcggtcatcacttgctgagccacaatgtcactcacaccagtgAGAGACccgttaaatgctctgactgtgggagtgggtttaaaagctctctggTACTGATGTCCCCCCAGCGCATTCACACtaaggagaaactgttcagctgctctcactgcacaaagaggtttcaaacatcatccacattgcggagacagtagtgagttcacactggaaagaagccattcacctgctctcactgtggggagggattcactcagtcgtccaacatgctgagacaccaaatggTTCTCATGTGATGATGGGTtagattttgctgttattcctgctgttcacatccaggactgaagtgCATGGAGGGATTTGtcttctcatcaactcctcctggtgctaggacatggcgaccctggcgaactccTGCTTCCCgatctggaatacccgactgtgaagtgctgtccatactaccttccatgggaattctcttctgccatcatcacggcggtctacatcccacgccAAACGGAGGTGaaaaaggcgcttgatgaattgtaaccgctataaataacaatgaagcagaatacccggaggccttgttcttcGTGgccgggacttcaaccaggccaacctcaagagtgtactgccaaaattccaccaacacatctcctgtcccgacaggggccccaacatccttgaccactgctacacaaacatctagggcgcctctcgatccatcccctgaccgcacttcggaaaatcggagcacaagacggtgctccttctcccggcatacaagcagaaactgaagCGGAGAATCCGATTAAGAAgattgtgcaatgctggtccgaggcaacatacGAGCTCCTGCGCGACTGCTTggtgtcagtggactggtccatattcaagaactcagcagccaacctaaacacgtatgccagcaccgtcacagacttcatcagcaagtgtgtagaagattgtgtgtcaaagaaggtagtacgtacgttacccaaccagaaaccatggtttaatcgggagattcactccctacggaAGGGCACGTCTGAGGAGTTCAAGACAGGCGACGCTGACCTAATCAAGAGATCTAGGTAtgatctccgcaaagccatcacagACTCCAAGAGACCACACCAGGACTCCAAGGGACAATACTAGACTAAGCTCGAATCACAGATTAACGACATGGATTCTCGTTGGTTGTTTCAAGGCTTAAATAACATAATGGGTGCAAAGTAAAGCCGAGTAGAGTCTTCAGCAGCAGCGCAGCCCGCCCCGACaaactcaacgcattctatgcttacttcgagcaggaaaccaacaaactgccccaggagccttggacacacccatacccaccgtcacagcctccaaagccagattggccttcttgaaagtgaaccctcggaaagcgacaggtcctgacgggatccctgccatgcacccagatcctgcgctgaccaacaggcgggtgtgttcgcggacatcctcaacctctcccgactcagttccgaggttcccacctgcttcaagaagaccaccatcataccggtcggtgccaaagaagaaccaggcaacgtgcctcaatgaataccgtccgatggccttgacatcgatcattatgaaatgtTTAGACCATAGCTGGAGTAATGTGtccagttttactccccttaccttaggaaaggtattgccacagaggaacagcaacaacgtttcaccagacttgttctgggtTTGGAAGGACTgttctatgaagagagattggggatactAGGTCTTTTTTCTCTCGAGTTTCAAGGAACGAGTGGGATttaattgaaacttataaaatacaTAAAGGAATACACAGAggaggtgcaggtgagatgtttccctggATTAGGGAGTCTAGACCCTGGGACAaattttcaaaataagggggaagccacttaggacgagtctcggaggagacatttcttgagtcagagggttgtgaatctttggaattctctaccccagagggctgtgggagctcagtcattgagtgtgtttaaagcagagactcacagatttctaaatcccaataacacaaagggatacgggggcagtgtgggggaaaaggcatttaagtgatcctgaggggccttgacagggtggatgttgaaaggatgtttcctcttgtgggagagtctagaaattggagtcactttaaaagtaataacttgcccatttaaggcagtgaACTTTTTTCTCTTAAGAGGGTTggaagtctttggaactctcttcctcaaagggcagtggaagctgaATCTTTGAAATTTTGAAgactgagttgaatagattcttgataagcaagggggtgaaagattatcggggggtcggtgggaatgtggagttgacgttacaatccgatcagccgtgaacgtattgaatggtggagcaggctcgaggggccgagtggcctactcctgctcctaatttatatgttatcacatcctttataatagattgtagcattttccctcctactgatgtcaggctaatgggtctgtggttccctgttttctctccctccttaaatagtggggttacatttaccaccttccaatctgcaggaaccattccagaatctgtagaattttgaaagatgatcaccaatgtgtccactatctctacagccgcctctttcaacacttttggggatttattaactttcaatcccattattttctccagtattactttctcactaatactaatctctttcagttcctcgtgctcactggtcccttgggtcTCTCAtgtttttgggacgatttctgtatcttcctctgtgaagacagacacgtattgtttagtttctctgccacttccttattccccattataaactctcctgtctctgtctggaatggatccacattggtctttgcaaatcttttccttttcacattcctacaggagcttttccagttctccccagtttgctctcagatTCTATTTTCTctgcatcagtttcttggtcctttgctgaattctaaaacaagttcccagtcCTCAGGGTTACATTTATTTTGgcaactatagaacatagaacgatacagcgcagtacaggcccttcggcccacgatgttgcaccaaaacaaaagccatctaacctacactacgccattatcatcctatatgagtgataagatctcttattttatcttcaaaaatgatCCCAAGTTCTGGTTGATtagaggtgtccaaaaatacaactttattgctaattatctacCTTGATTCTCTtaataaaaataaatcaaaattcagatcaaataatacatcaaaacataatgaagggagttaaacaaaaacatgagaaaatattaggaaatcaatagatggttcagaatttcttaaagcatgaatacagaacaaactttagtcatgaaactttattcttaaagaaattctcatcaatggtctaaccccttattggtttcaaattctcagctgaggcttcctgattaattcaaaaaactctctgtcacttggagcatgatttgttacCCAGGCATTGGTCAtgacttaagattcattaatgtctatcaaattaattaaatatcTACATTctcccgccacgtgtaccaatcctctgaagatgaggtgttctgcattaacgttgcttgttgctaaggctttgctacattttgtaaatgtttctgttgctgagGCTGCAATTCGTTTTCATTACCAAATGTATTTGTAGAAAAATGGTTTATTCACTACGAGGGCTTTTCtgcaacttttcttgaaaccgtgttagattctga
This portion of the Scyliorhinus torazame isolate Kashiwa2021f chromosome 5, sScyTor2.1, whole genome shotgun sequence genome encodes:
- the LOC140421927 gene encoding uncharacterized protein is translated as MEKPWKCEDCGKGFKGPCELERHQRSHTGEKPFTCSQCEKRFTHIGNLRKHEQVHTGERPFTCSDCGKGFTRLSRLQSHQRVHTGERPFTCSQCEKGFTDIGNLRKHERVHTGDRPFTCSHCETDFIDSGSLRRHERVHTGEKPFTCSQCEKGFTDIGSLRKHERVHTGERPFICSQCEKGFIDIGNLRRHERVHTGERPFTCSQCEKGFTVISNLRRHERVHTGERPFICTVCDKGFTQLSHLQTHQRVHTGEKPFICTVCDKGFTELSSLLKHNVTHTKTRPFKCSDCRRGFKSSHLLMSHQRVHSEETPFSCSHCTKRFRTSSNLMKHERGHTGESLFTPLTGKSFTRSSLAEPQCHSHQ